Part of the Hemitrygon akajei chromosome 16, sHemAka1.3, whole genome shotgun sequence genome is shown below.
TTCTCAGCAGCCAACAGCACATTCTTGTGTTTATTGGATACATTGCTGGGCCCCAGGCATCACTGGAAAGGATATTGCTTATTGCATCAACActgcccttgagaagatggtggtgtGTCACTGCCTGGAAGTGCTGCTTTCCTTCTGGTGCAGGAGCTCCATGAAATGGTGGGAAAATGAGtcccaggatttagacccagttACAGCAGAGGAGCAGTGATATATTTCCAATTCAGGATGCTGTGTTACATAAGACAGGAAGCAGGTGCAGAAATTGCCTCTTTGAACCTTCCCTGTGATTTGGTAAGATCACGGTTGGTCTAATCTAATCTTGGCTTCCACAATGCTCTCCTGTTCTCCACAAACCCATTGACACTCCCATttgtcaatttctgccttaaaaatattcagtAACTGCATATATGCATCATTCTATGTCAATTCATTATCTTTCAAGTTAAGAAGTCTCTCCTGATTCCACTTTGTAATGTGTCACCCCCTATCCGGAAAGTGTCCATTACTCTAAGTAATGAACACCatcctctcacaccttctctatccccttcataatctTCAATTTTGCAAAGTGGGCCATTCTCAACCTTCTAAACTATAATGAGTGAAGTTCCATTCTGCTTAAATGTCTCTCAAACATCAACCCAGCCTAGGAATCAGCctggtaaactttctctgcagtgCACACCAGTTAATTTGTGCACAAACAGCAACACAACAATGTGAGATCATCTGGTCATGTTAATTTTGAGTAAATTGACCTCTTCTTTTCATGAAGAACCCAGAGGCCAAGAGTTGGGTTTGGAATGCCTGATGCATCAGACACCAATGATAGGCCAGCGGGTTATTGTCTTTGGCCTGTGATCAAACCTCAGTGTTAGTAGAAAAGATTTGATCAACTGACTGCTAGGGCTCCATGCTAGTAGAGCTTGGGAAATAGGGCTGATATGCTTCAGTTATGTTTAGGGTGGCTGATGGATTTGGTTGTGATGCTACCACATACCCTCTGGCTCCATAAACAAGAATGGATCCTGAGGGTGAGTGGGAAGAAGCCTTCAGAGCTGCTGAGAATCACCTCATCTGTCTATGCAATCTATCCCCAGAAGGAGTACTTCTGTCATTAAGAAACATCCAAATCCTTCGGAAAACCCAATGGCTCCTCCTTATCTACCATATTTATTATTAGATTCATGATAGGAACCATGAGCTTCCCTTCATGATACAGTGTTGGCTCTGCTTGGTCATGCTCAGATTATTGAAGTGTCTCCTGAATGAGACCTTAATGATGTGTCCCATCTTTTAGTGATACCATCAACCTTACATTGTCTGTGCACCCATTCCTGATCATTGGGTTTCAGGGTAAGTGGCAGCAACCGTGTCAGTCCTGACACTGTTCTCAAATGGCATGGATGCAAGTATATTTCCCCCAGGCATCTTCAGCCAATGACTGAACTCTGGCCGACTAGCTCCCCACTTCCAATCTCGCATCGGCAGAGATCAGCACCATGGACAGAGACCCTTGCTGGGAACCTGCTAACTCTCACCCCATTTACTCACCAGGAATCAATTGTAAAACAATATACTAGTATTAAAGATAGAGTAGATTTGCTGTTACAAATcaacaaatatcatgacatacactcagtggtcactttattagacacACCTGTAAACCTGTtagttaatacaaatatctaatcagccaatcatgtagcagcaattcaatgcgtaaaagcatgcagacagggtcaaaaggttcagttgttaatgagaatgggaaagaaaatgaactaagtgattttgactgtggaatagcagttggtgccagatggggtggcttgagtatctcaaaatTTGCTGTTAtcatgggattttcatgcacaacagtatctagaatttacagagaatggtgcaatttGTTTTAATCCAGTGAATggctgttctgtgggcaaaaacacatttttaatgTCAGCGGTCAGAGTAGAATAGACTAACAGGTTCAAGCTGTAaagaaggtaacagtaactcaaataaccacacattataacACTGAAGTtcagaacacacaacacatcaaaccttgaagcagatgggctactGCAGCTGAAGATGTTGGTGTATCTAATAGATATGCCTAACAATGTGGCCGCTagtatgtctgtgataataaagtTTTTCAGtgctaacaaacctgattctgattctgaaaggtgAGGTATGTGCAAGGAGATCTTGGTGTCCCCTCCCTATAGTTATCTAAAGAGGATACAAGTGCATATATTTACTCTGTAACATCAAGGATGCCTCAGACATTTGGGACCTAGCCACATGGGTCATGTGCCGTTGGCTCTCAGTAGGAGTGTCTCTGTGTTTTGCCAGATCATGAACAACAGCAGCTTCCATGTCAGGACTCTGCCCCATGACAGGGTCCTGAGAGGCTGGGCTAGTGATGAACACATagtggaacatagaacagagtACATGGCACAATACAGACCCTACAGCTCATGATATTGTGCTAAACTTTTCACCTTCTCCAAGATTAagctaactcttccctcccacatagggcttcattcttctttcatccatgtgcctatctaagagtccttCAAATGCCCCTAATGGCCACTATATGCCTCATATCATCTTATATACATCCATCAAATCACTTACTTGGTTTCCTTAAGCTTCGACACCTCCTTGTTGCGCGAGTTGAAATGGCGTCTCAGTAAGTAGAGAGTTGAAAATAAAAGGACTGTATTGACctggaaagagagaaagagagagtgcgagagagggagagattacaagaaagaaagagtgtgtgagagtgagagagtgtgtgagagaatgaTGGAGGGAAaaagtgagagagactgagagaaagaCTGATTTTCATGAGCAAGACAGAACGGATCCCCCAAATCCCACACTGAATCCACCCCTCCTACTTTCCATTCTCACTCACTGACACTCACACTTAACTCCTCAATGATCTCTCTTTCTTTATCTAAAACTCTACTTGTCCCCACAAAATGCTGCAGCATTGATgcaaagaagtacagttgatattttgggccaagacccttcagcagtactGGGGAGATTCAAACTTCTCAAGGGTAGATATCCCTGGAAGTGACTTAGCAGCGTAGTaattaaatcacaaacaagagtaaatctgcagatgctggaaagccaagcaACGCACACTAATTGCccctgaagagtctcggcccgaaaggtcgactgtacttttatccacggatgctgcctggtcagcggatttcctccagcattatctGTCCGTTATttcaattttcagcatctgcagcttttctctgtTTCTGCTTGTCCCCCTTGTCTCCCCCTCAGACTCTCCACTCATATATTTTGGCAAACCAACTTTCTTCTAGTTGTAACCCAGGAGATGGGGTTTTCCACATAATCTGGATCCTAGGAAACCCAAGAGAAGAATTAACTGGGAATTGTTCACCCTTCACCACTGTGATGAGTCATTGGGATCTGTGAGATGGGAATTCCAGGCCAGAAGGTTGGGAAGCAGCCCCCAGTTTCTCTGTTTCTTTCCTCCACCCTGCCCTGAATCAATGACCCGGTGCCCCTCAACCTGCCTATTCCTCCTCACTGCTCTTCTTAATTATGCAGACAGACACAACCAAACCCAAGGACTAGGCCCACCCTACTCAGTGATAATTAATAGGACGATGAAGATGGTGGAAAGAGATACCATACTTCAACAACAGGAATTGCTTTTAGATCAAAATCTTTCATCATCTCCAAAGTGTGAAGCATTTGATGAACTGTCCCAACACTTGGGGTAAAGTGGTATCTAATCTGCAAATGTGCCGATGTCTCAAAGGGACGAAAGCAACCATGAAGATTCCGTTATCACTGGGCCCAGTGCACACACGACTCAGAGAgggtctgggggtggggggtggaactAATGGAGGAAACTACCCAGGATGTGCAGGCTGGGTGCATCCCTTGTGTTGGTCAGTGGCTGGAGTTCAGGATAACACAGGGTTCAGGTTGATGGGGGCAGTGACACAGGGTTTGAAGAGAAAGCAATAGATCAGAGGTCAAAGGCCAGCCCCTAGGTCAGAGGTGCGATTCACACACACCTGAGGGCCAGGTTCACTGATATTTCTTCAGTTATCAAATGTGCTGACCACGCTGAGTGTCAGACACATTAACATTGAGAGGACACGATGCTTCTCACAGTCCGTGAGTGATTCGTGAGGGGTTGTTACACTGGACACAGCCCCACAGCAGAGGCACCACCcttgactgtggtccttccccactgagctTTTGCAGTGTCTGCACCGAGCTTCAGTGCATCCCCCAAGCTCGTCCTTCTCAACCCTGGGCACCGAGAGACTCCAGAGCACAGTGATATCTGGTGTCTGTGAACCCTGGGCATAGAGACACACCATGTAGACACACACAGGGGCCTGAAAGTGAAGCACACAACAAGAGAGAACCCTGGTCTGGAATGGCTGGTGTGTAGAGAGAAACAGGAAGCTTACCAGAATCACGAAACAGACCGGACCCTGGAAACTCCAGTTAAACCCCGACTCGTGCTTCAGCCAACAGCTGTGAAGATGGAAGAGTTTCGTCACTGGGTGGCAGTCAGTTTGTGAAATACATTGAGAACATCAGCGGATCTACATTGCAGGAAATTGGCAGCCAATCTCTGCATGGCAAGATCCCAAACAATAGCAGTGCGCTGATGACCAATCAATGCCATTGGTTAAGGGACGTTGGCCTGAATGTGGGGAAAAACAGGCTGTGTTCTTCTTTGATATAGTTTTGTTTGATAAGTTCTGTCTGTCTGAAACTACAGACAGGACTTGACTCTGATATCTCCTCCAATGACAATGTGACTCCCCCTCAGCTCTGCACTGGAACTCAGTCTCTGTCCAGAGTTGGGCATCTGCTGTAAAACTGGCAGGGTGGAGCCATTTAGCACAGAATGGACTTGAGAAGGACGGGGAGGGGCACCACCCCGTCTCCCCCTCGCTCCACATGCAGAGACTAGGGTTAATAGTGACCAAGTCCAACAGCATCGGGCAGCTGGTGTTTCAACAGAAACCTTGTTTGTCTCTCTCATTGTGGCCATTCCCCGAAGAAGTTGAGGAAATGATTGGCCATTAGCCTATCAGCTCTGCAATGTTTTGTGATGCTGGGATCTCAGCCAAACTCACTTCTGCAGGTCCTTGGATAGAGATCAGTGGGATATCAGGTCACTGCAAACTCTCCCCTTTGATCACAGGTTAACAGGCTGCCGAGGTGGATGGACACTTGTTCTATCAGGGTGTAAAGACTGTGGACCTAAACTAGGGAAATGGGATCCAGTCAGGGTAGATTGAGATGCCAAATGGTCTTCTCCTTTTCCCCTATGATTCCTGGGATTCTCCTCTGGCCCATGGCCAATCTCAGACTTCTCAGTGGTTCAGCAACTGAGAAAGCATCaaaggggagttgatgggaatgtatgGGAGGATAAGATGCAGGGGTAGAGGGAGATAGGGAGAGGGGCAATGGGACTGATGGGCTAAATCTGCATGAagccagcatggaccagatggaccaaatggcctctaTCTGCATCACTGTCGGTTGTATCACTATCACATTTCCTTATCATTTAATACTCACTCAGTCTCTGTTCCATAGCCTTCAGGGTTTATTGCCGCTGAGATAATGACGATCAAAGCAGGAACAGCATAAGCAGAAACGTACAGGTATCTTGGTTTGATGATATGTCTGCGAGTGTAATTGGTGACTGTCAGGTGACTGGATGTGATAAAAAGCTGCAAACTGTCCAGGAACATCCAGACGAAGACGGCAAGGAAGAGGTAATGCAGACACCCGGCAATCAGGGCGCACACAACCTAAAGAAAGAGACAACACAGTGGATAGTGAGCAGCTCGGGGCAAAAGCAGAGGGCAGTCAGAGACAGGGACGCAGGCAGGAACATGCAGAGACACACAGACGGTTACAGACAAGtgaaagaaacagagagagatAACCACAGCTAAAGATATTCACACGGACACAGTGAAAAACACAGAGTCAGAAACGGACTGAcattggaactggaacacagagcgAAACACAACGTTTTCCAGCTCCCCCTTAcgtcttctcttctcctcacctgcccatcacttccctctagttcccatccttccacttcccccaagctccacattcctgtccgatcagattccttttccttcagccctttaacatttacacctatcacctcccagctgctGTATTCgtacccacccccaccacccacactccttccccatcacctcatctcacctatcacctcccagctgctGTATTCGTACCCCACACTCCCCACCACCCACACTCCTTCCCCGTCACctcatctcacctatcacctgccagcttgtattccttcctcctcctctccctctgatTCTGACATCTgccaccttcctttccaatcctgatgaagggtctcagcctgaaatctcaactgtttattccctccatagatgctgcctgacccgctgagtttctccagcgttttgtgtatgtAACTCAGAGATACTAACACAGAGACACTGAAATAAATCAGTACACCAACACATGTACACAATGGAAGAGATAATGTGCAAACATATAAAGAACACGGTGGTGATACACACCAAAGATTTATTAATGAGTAGTAATTCAGTGATACAATTAGAATAATACACAAAGGAGATGGAGGAACTCCAAGGGTCAGTAGGTATCTATGAAGGGACACGGACATTAGACGTTTCACATTGCCTGACCTCCTCTgttcctccagctcctttgtgATTTGCTCCAGGTTTCCAGTGTTTACAAACTCTTGTGAGTCCATAAACTTAGAACAACTTTGGTACTTTTTACAAAATATCTTGTTGCAGCTCCAGATCTGCAAAGTGTGCTGATGTCACTCATTCTCCAGTGACCGGGAAACTCAGTGACACGGTTAATCCACTGCACCCCAGGGTGAATGTGAATGGGGAGGTTTGGACCATGAGGTCATTGGGCAGGAGGGCAGAGGGAGGGAAAGGGCAACGTTCTGTGGTGACAAGAccgtggggaaggggagggtctCCAATGCTCGGAGGCTTTGGCCACTATTGCAATGAGGATCTGATTAAAGGGAAGGCACGTTGGTCATGATGAGTCAATGGAAGGAGAGGAcaccagaggagagtggtgggagaGCATGGACTGAGATCCCACCACTCCCACATTAAGTCTGGCTTTTCTGCAGAATTTGACTAACTGCACATTCAGAAGACATCTGAGAATTAGAGGTGGTAATTTGGATTTCTTACCGGCTGTTTAATCCGTATTCCGATCAGAAAGATGAACTGTGCCAGGAAGAGGGTGATACTTAGGTGCTTGTGGAGATTGGTGTTAGCATTCTGGATGGATTTGCAGTTGACAAATATGGCGATGGAGGCAGCGAGGCAGAGCAGGGAGATGATGAGGCCCATGTAGGTGATCATCTCCAAGTGCCAGTCGTCAATCTGCAAGCACAAAGTGGGGAACCACGCTCAGGAATCGGCTGTGATAGAGTCTCCAGGGACAGCATTAGACGGAGTTACTGCAAGTTCACACTCATGGGATGTCCAGCCcctacagtcctgtgtcagtgaTTCTGCTCCACACATGGCTCCTCCATCTTCTCTTTATACAACCCATCAATTCACCCCTCCACCACTTATCACTTGATCCTGACAATCCAGGATCTCTGATACTGAACCCTTACTCTGTAAACTTAAAGTAAGAttcgctttatttgtcacatgtagatcAAAACATCAGTACatattgtgaaatgtgttattttatGTTGATAAACAACCCAGACCGAGGATCGTGCTGGGAGCAGCTGACAAATGCTGCCACTCTTCCAGCACTAAtttagcatgtccacaactcactaacccgaacCCAAACGTATGTCATCAGAACGTGGGAGGGAATCAGGGCACCTCGAGGCAACTctcgcggtcacggggagaaagtacaaaccccttacaggcagcggtgggaatcaaACCGCAACTGGTGATCACTGGTGGTACAAAGCGATTGTGctcaccactacactaccgtgttgcCCACATCTGATACCGTACTGTATCCCTGGCACAACTAATAAAGGCAGGAAGGCTACAGTGCCACCCATAACTAATACCGTACCATAACCTTGGCACGTCTACCAAAGGTAGGAGCAATAattgatctgctggaggaactcagcgggtcgagcagcgtctgtgggaggagaggaaCTGTCGCTGTTTTGGTTTGAAACCCTGAATCAGAACCAGAACATCAACTCAGTCCTGATATGGGGTTCGAACCTGAAattttgacaattcctttccccctacagatgctgctcgacctgataagttcctccagcagattgtttgttgctcctcaGTCCAGCGTCGGTGGTCCCTCGAGTATCTGTAATAAGGGTAGGAATTACATCATGAATGATGAGGACCTGGTGTGTGGAGGAACAGTGTGTACAAGTCAATGTATTCTCGAATAAAGGTCACTAAGGCAGTAAAGAAGGCATCGGTTACTTCCCTGTATTAGTCAGGCAATAAAATATAAATACAGTACAGGCAGGAAATGCAAAACTTTAAGCAACATTGTCTAGACAACAGCTAGGGTACCGCTGAGTGATTTGCTACACTtgttctctgtaactgtggctACGTAATTTCCTGAGAAATGGTGACAGAGCGACTCCTCCTCTTACAAGCCTCCTACCAACATTTGGTGGTTATCCTGTCTCCCTCCGCACTATGGGAAAGTGTCATGAAAAGTATCAGTGCAGAGGGTGAAGAGGTGATTCACGAAGCCCTAGGTCACCCAACCTATCCTTATAAGACATGCTTTCCAATCTGGCAAATCCCCCCTAAatcttccacatcattcctatagtgaggcaaacagaactgaacacagttctccGAGAGCGATCTAACCCACAGTTATATCGAGTTGGAATATTTCTTTGTGGTTCTTGAACTCActcacccaccacccccccaccatctgACTAAGGAAGGCCaccacaccatatgccttctgaaccaTCCTTTTGACTTGCATGGATCAGTGTTTTGTTTTCCTTGCAGCAGAGGGTGCTGATGGAGCACAGAGTGAATAGATACTGGGAAAATTTACACCATAGCAGAAGAGTCGAAATGCAGACGGCAGAGGTTGAGCGGGTGGGGTAAGGAATTTGAAGGGATTTGTGGAAGGATTGTTTTCACCCATTGGGACACACTGCCTTGAGGGGGTGGCAGAGGCAGGTGCATCACCACATTTCAGCGACATCTAGACGAGGATTTGTATCACCAGTATATAGAAAGCTACAGAACAAATTTTAATGTAGGTGACCCTCGATGATCAGCATGGagaatgtgggctgaagggtctgtttctgtgtttgtgtctctctcactctgaCTCTCTTCATTCACCCTTTTCATCTGACTACAGATTTTTCTGTTGAATGATTTCTTACCTCAGTCTGAACTGGAGCCATTAAAACAGCAAAGCTTGTCAGATGGTTACACTGGCAGATTATATGGGTCTGATTGGAATGGATCCGTTCACAACCATCAGATAACCAGACACTTCTCTCTTTGGTATTACTCCAATAGACACATTCTGGCTCTTCGCCATCTTCCTTTTCCTGTTTCCAGATAAGGACAAATTCTTTTAACCATTATTGACAACATTTTAAGAGCAAgttaaatatttatatatcccaAAGTAGTAAAAAGGCAGAAATTGTTAGGTACGCCCCAATCCCATAGATACAGCAAACAGAATGATCTCCTGTAGGTGGGAAACAAGTCACAGAACTGCACTCAACACAAAAGAGGGAATATCATTCTAACCAATCCCATGACACTGTTCCATCAAACAGCCACGGGACAGGAGACACTGGTTAGAAACAGAGCGAAGCTCCGTCTACTTTGTCCCATGACACTGACTTGCCGAGGGGTAGACAATATAAATGGAAAATGCAACTCCTAGAATATCCCAACAAACTTTTGAAGTGCAGGTAATAAAATTAgaaaagattacctttatttgccacatgAACATCAAacctttgaaacatacagtgaaatgcatcatttgtgtcaatgaccaacacagtctttgatgaaacccatgtggtcacaaagAGAAagaacaagctccttacagacactggcaggaattgaacccgccttattgctggcactgtaaagtgttatgtcAACCACTCTGCTACTGTGCAAACTCGATGGCTGAATGGGTAATTACAGTAATGCAGTAATGGGTATTTTCCTTTCAATGAACTGGCGGTTGTACTTTGTAACCAGTTACTCAATGACCTGAGAAATGACAGCAAGGGACTCCTCCTTTGATGTGTCTCACCACCAGTCTCTAAACATTCCCCCATCTCTCTCAGATGAGGGATCTCCACTTCCTCTATCAGGCCTCATTGTACTGTCCCTGAGTAATGGTGACTGGAAAGGCCACCATAAACTGACCTGAAATGGCCCAAACCTAGTTTCCATGGAAATGTTATATCTAAACCCAGGATCTGTGCCTGTTCAGCCTCCCATTTTGCATTTTAGCAGGAAGCTCATTTTCAATTGGGGAACATCACAGATTGTATCTACAAACCTGGTTGAGTTTCAGAGTCAAATTGAACTTTTCCTTCCGATTAGAGCTGATGGCCTTGTTGCTGATGATGGCGGCTATCACCTTGGAGTTTAATGACACATTGTTCTGAGATGGATGGCCGCCTTTAACCTCTTGGTTCAGCAGGGATTCCAAGTCTTTGAATACAATTAAGGAAACAGCCTGAAACTCTGTGGAGATAATAGATCAGCCTTTGGTGAATGTGGAGAAACATCACTGTAACACTGCAGCAACTGGATATAAAGGCAGGTCAACACAAAACACGTCCATTGCAGTAGCGCTTTGTAAGTCTTTTGAGTATTAAGATcgatggggagggagaaggagATCATCATGTGGGCTGCTTTATTGTGGATGGTGTTAAGTCAATTTCTGTTGGTTAAGCTATACTCTTCCAGGTAAATGGGAGTCTATCACATTCCTGACTTGTGTCTTGTGGATGGTTCAAAATCTGGAGATCCACAGAAAATTGTGCCTTTCTGGGAAAGGATACAAGACCTTAAGAccaaggatcagaattaggccattcagcccatcgagtttgctgc
Proteins encoded:
- the LOC140739663 gene encoding adhesion G protein-coupled receptor E3-like, producing the protein MDVIVRRRLNSAEDVLKLADCYRNKVCQNFSGTNDTKDLTTFVNNVLNSSRLESMNTTQRLTVATAIVELLENMAMAIALKLPSSKSKTIETDSFVLKVKVPERNNASGDQLVKLETQNNSFEIYWRTIAGENNIEFQAVSLIVFKDLESLLNQEVKGGHPSQNNVSLNSKVIAAIISNKAISSNRKEKFNLTLKLNQEKEDGEEPECVYWSNTKERSVWLSDGCERIHSNQTHIICQCNHLTSFAVLMAPVQTEIDDWHLEMITYMGLIISLLCLAASIAIFVNCKSIQNANTNLHKHLSITLFLAQFIFLIGIRIKQPVVCALIAGCLHYLFLAVFVWMFLDSLQLFITSSHLTVTNYTRRHIIKPRYLYVSAYAVPALIVIISAAINPEGYGTETDCWLKHESGFNWSFQGPVCFVILVNTVLLFSTLYLLRRHFNSRNKEVSKLKETKTLTIKAAARMFVLGSTWIFGILQVDKSTAVFSHLFTVINSLQGLFVFLIYCVFNRWVVDELRKWLTSKQKSITTDSSQMVMNTTETCKRFQAEACKI